One genomic window of Azospirillum sp. TSH58 includes the following:
- a CDS encoding ABC transporter permease, translated as MTAFAHNGPAHYARALGGIVGREVLRFVHQRERFLSALVRPLLWLFVFAAGFRAALGIAITPPYETYIPYEVYIVPGLAGMVQLFNGMQSSLSMVYDREMGSMRMLLVSPLPRWFLLTAKLLAGTAVSILQVYAFLAVAWVYGVQAPPLGYVTVLPALVVSGLMLGALGMLLSSAIRQLENFAGVMNFVIFPTFFLSTALYPLWKMQEAGELLHALCTVNPFSQAVELIRFALYQQVNLPALGWTVLALALFLGGAIYGYNPAQGFLARKTGGE; from the coding sequence GTGACGGCCTTTGCCCATAATGGCCCCGCCCATTACGCCCGCGCGCTTGGCGGGATCGTCGGGCGCGAGGTGCTGCGCTTCGTCCACCAGCGGGAACGCTTCCTGTCGGCCCTGGTGCGCCCGCTGCTCTGGCTGTTCGTCTTCGCGGCGGGCTTCCGCGCGGCGCTGGGCATCGCCATCACCCCGCCCTACGAGACCTACATCCCCTACGAGGTCTACATCGTCCCCGGCCTCGCCGGGATGGTGCAGCTGTTCAACGGGATGCAAAGCTCGCTGTCGATGGTCTACGACCGCGAGATGGGCAGCATGCGGATGCTGCTGGTCAGCCCCCTGCCCCGCTGGTTCCTGCTGACGGCGAAGCTGCTGGCCGGGACGGCGGTGTCGATCCTCCAGGTCTATGCCTTCCTCGCCGTCGCCTGGGTCTACGGGGTGCAGGCGCCGCCGCTCGGCTACGTGACGGTGCTGCCGGCGCTGGTGGTCAGCGGGCTGATGCTGGGGGCGCTGGGGATGCTGCTGTCCTCGGCCATCCGCCAGCTGGAGAATTTCGCGGGCGTGATGAACTTCGTCATCTTCCCGACCTTCTTCCTGTCCACCGCGCTCTATCCGCTGTGGAAGATGCAGGAGGCGGGGGAGCTTCTCCATGCCCTGTGCACCGTCAACCCCTTCAGCCAGGCGGTCGAGCTGATCCGCTTCGCGCTCTACCAGCAGGTCAACCTGCCGGCACTGGGCTGGACGGTGCTGGCGCTGGCGCTGTTCCTGGGCGGGGCGATCTACGGCTACAACCCGGCGCAGGGCTTCCTGGCACGGAAGACGGGCGGGGAGTAG
- a CDS encoding NAD+ synthase codes for MTDRLSIALAQINPTVGAITANLDRIRNARAEAAARGADLMVCPELAVTGYPPEDLVLKPFFLDVVEQAVRELAAETADGGPALLVGAPWRDGGKRHNAALLLDGGRIAATRFKVDLPNYGVFDEKRLFDPGPLPGPINVRGVRLGVPICEDMWSADVIETLAESGAEILVVPNGSPFELGKHDRRVQLAVRRVTESGLPLLYVNQVGGQDELVFDGASFALGADRRLVAQAPAFAEHLLITRWERGEDDVWSCADTECVAPPDELESVYAALVLALRDYVTKNRFPGVILGLSGGIDSALSAAIAVDALGADRVHGVMMPSPHTAPESQDDAAESAELLGCRLDTVPIVPAMEAFERMLRPAFAGRDPDVTEENIQARSRGVTLMALSNKFGPMVLSTGNKSEMSVGYATLYGDLCGGYAVLKDVYKTTVYALARWRNAHVPEGALGPAGRVVPERVLVKAPTAELRPGQTDQDTLPPYEALDDILRCLIEEDLGVAEIVARGHAPEVVNAVWRMLHLAEYKRRQAPPGPKITRRQFSRERRYPITNGFGSIL; via the coding sequence ATGACCGACCGCCTTTCCATCGCGCTGGCCCAGATCAACCCGACCGTCGGCGCCATCACCGCCAACCTCGACCGCATCCGCAACGCGCGGGCGGAGGCCGCCGCGCGCGGCGCCGACCTGATGGTCTGCCCGGAGCTGGCGGTGACCGGCTACCCGCCGGAGGATCTGGTGCTGAAGCCCTTCTTCCTGGACGTGGTGGAGCAGGCGGTTCGTGAACTCGCCGCCGAGACGGCGGACGGCGGGCCGGCCCTGCTGGTCGGCGCGCCCTGGCGCGACGGCGGCAAACGCCACAACGCCGCCCTGCTGCTCGACGGCGGGCGGATCGCGGCGACCCGCTTCAAGGTGGACCTGCCGAACTACGGCGTCTTCGACGAGAAGCGCCTCTTCGACCCCGGCCCGCTGCCCGGCCCGATCAACGTCCGCGGCGTGCGGCTGGGCGTTCCGATCTGCGAGGACATGTGGTCCGCCGACGTGATCGAGACGCTGGCGGAAAGCGGGGCGGAGATCCTGGTGGTCCCCAACGGCAGCCCGTTCGAGCTGGGCAAGCACGACCGGCGCGTGCAGCTCGCCGTGCGGCGGGTCACCGAGTCCGGCCTGCCGCTGCTCTACGTGAATCAGGTGGGCGGGCAGGACGAGCTGGTCTTCGACGGCGCCAGCTTCGCGCTGGGCGCCGACCGCCGGCTGGTGGCGCAGGCTCCGGCCTTCGCCGAGCATCTGCTGATCACCCGCTGGGAGCGCGGCGAGGACGATGTGTGGAGCTGCGCCGACACGGAGTGCGTCGCCCCGCCGGACGAGCTGGAGTCGGTCTACGCGGCGCTGGTCCTGGCCTTGCGCGACTATGTGACCAAGAACCGTTTCCCCGGCGTCATCCTCGGCCTGTCGGGCGGCATCGACTCGGCGCTGTCGGCGGCCATCGCGGTGGACGCGCTGGGCGCCGACCGGGTGCACGGCGTGATGATGCCGTCGCCCCACACCGCGCCGGAGAGCCAGGACGACGCCGCGGAGTCGGCGGAGCTGCTCGGTTGCCGGCTCGACACCGTTCCCATCGTCCCGGCGATGGAGGCGTTCGAGCGGATGCTCCGGCCGGCCTTCGCCGGGCGCGATCCGGACGTCACGGAGGAGAACATCCAGGCGCGGTCGCGCGGTGTCACGCTGATGGCGCTGTCGAACAAGTTCGGCCCCATGGTGCTGTCCACCGGCAACAAGTCGGAGATGTCAGTCGGCTACGCCACGCTCTACGGCGATCTGTGCGGCGGCTACGCCGTCCTGAAGGACGTCTACAAGACGACGGTCTACGCGCTGGCGCGCTGGCGCAACGCGCATGTGCCGGAGGGCGCGCTCGGCCCGGCGGGCCGCGTCGTTCCGGAGCGGGTGCTGGTCAAGGCGCCGACCGCCGAGCTGAGGCCCGGCCAGACCGACCAGGACACGCTGCCGCCCTACGAGGCGCTGGACGACATCCTGCGCTGCCTGATCGAGGAGGATCTGGGCGTCGCGGAGATCGTCGCCCGCGGCCACGCGCCGGAGGTGGTGAACGCGGTCTGGCGCATGCTGCATCTGGCCGAATACAAGCGCCGCCAGGCGCCTCCCGGCCCGAAGATCACCCGGCGGCAGTTCAGCCGCGAGCGGCGCTACCCGATCACCAACGGGTTCGGCAGCATCCTGTGA
- a CDS encoding ABC transporter ATP-binding protein codes for MAEPALSVEGLSYAYGRSAFALKDVSLAVGAGSFTALLGPNGAGKTTLFALVTRLFESPGGTIRIGGVDLRREPARALARMGVVFQQPTLDLDLTVRQNLLYFAALHGIPRRTAEARARESLERLGMAERIGETVRALNGGHRRRVELARALLHEPALLVLDEPTVGLDVPARRAIVEHVHALCRERGIAVLWATHLIDEIGEGDRVVVIHRGRVRAAGPVAEVNRATGADSLTESFTRLTAKEAA; via the coding sequence ATGGCGGAACCGGCGCTGTCGGTCGAAGGGCTGAGCTACGCCTACGGGCGCAGCGCCTTTGCGCTGAAGGACGTGTCGCTGGCGGTCGGGGCGGGGTCCTTCACCGCCCTGCTCGGCCCCAACGGGGCGGGCAAGACGACTCTGTTCGCGCTGGTCACCCGCCTGTTCGAATCGCCGGGCGGCACCATCCGCATCGGCGGCGTCGATCTGCGGCGGGAGCCGGCCAGGGCGCTGGCCCGCATGGGGGTGGTGTTCCAGCAGCCGACGCTCGACCTCGACCTGACGGTGCGGCAGAATCTGCTCTATTTCGCGGCCCTGCACGGCATCCCCCGCCGCACCGCCGAGGCGCGGGCGCGGGAGTCGCTGGAGCGGCTGGGCATGGCGGAACGCATCGGCGAGACGGTGCGGGCGCTGAACGGCGGCCACCGCCGCCGGGTGGAGCTGGCCCGCGCCCTGCTGCACGAGCCGGCCCTGCTGGTGCTGGACGAGCCGACCGTCGGGCTGGACGTTCCGGCGCGGCGCGCCATCGTCGAGCATGTCCACGCGCTGTGCCGCGAGCGCGGCATCGCCGTGCTCTGGGCCACCCACCTGATCGACGAGATCGGCGAGGGCGACCGGGTGGTGGTGATCCACCGCGGTCGGGTCCGCGCCGCCGGCCCGGTGGCGGAGGTGAACCGCGCGACCGGAGCGGACTCGCTGACCGAGAGCTTCACCCGGCTGACCGCGAAGGAGGCGGCGTGA
- a CDS encoding FAD-dependent oxidoreductase: MQKPGQGSGATTSVWMDRGGAAMPAGTVAPTAAALGALRPDRSPDVIVIGAGIAGVTTAYLLQRSGKSVLLLDDGPPGSGETGRTTAHLSNVIDDRFTEIERLHSGSGARMAADSHGAAIDTIERIAREEGIDCGFARLDGYLMLAPGQDPATLDRERDAARRAGLDDVERLDAPPIRHPGPCLRFPRQARIHALDYLAGLTRAFLARGGALATGAHVSTVRQDGERVRVEAGPDHALVEAAAVVVATNSPISDRFAIHSKQAPYRTYAISVRVPKGSVPDALYWDTLDAYHYARLQPEADHDRLIVGGEDHKTGEARDMAERWAALEAWTRAHFPQAGAVEHRWSGQVMEPFDGLAFIGPDPAYGGRVFVATGDSGMGMTHGTIAGLVLCELIHGSGSPWAALYDPGRKMTSTLGTYLRENLDAARHFLPYVQGPELEGEDRIEPGQGAVLKSGVWPVAVFRDESGALHRRSAICPHLKCVVRWNPGERSWDCPCHGSRFAVDGTVLNGPATQPLAAMEDSASKN; this comes from the coding sequence ATGCAGAAGCCCGGGCAAGGTTCCGGTGCCACGACCTCCGTCTGGATGGACCGCGGCGGGGCGGCGATGCCCGCCGGAACGGTCGCCCCCACCGCCGCGGCGCTGGGCGCCCTGCGGCCCGACCGATCACCCGACGTGATCGTCATCGGGGCGGGCATCGCCGGGGTGACCACGGCCTATCTGCTCCAGCGCTCCGGCAAGTCGGTCCTGCTGCTGGACGACGGGCCGCCGGGCAGCGGCGAGACCGGGCGCACCACGGCGCATCTGTCCAACGTCATCGACGACCGCTTCACCGAGATCGAACGGCTGCACAGCGGGTCCGGCGCCCGCATGGCCGCGGACAGCCACGGCGCCGCCATCGACACCATCGAGCGGATCGCCCGCGAGGAGGGAATCGACTGCGGCTTCGCCCGGCTCGACGGCTATCTGATGCTGGCGCCGGGGCAGGACCCCGCCACCCTGGACCGCGAGCGCGACGCCGCCCGCCGCGCCGGGCTGGACGATGTGGAGCGGCTGGACGCCCCGCCCATCCGGCATCCCGGCCCCTGCCTGCGCTTCCCCCGGCAGGCGCGCATCCACGCGCTGGACTATCTGGCCGGGCTGACCCGCGCCTTTCTGGCGCGCGGCGGCGCGCTGGCCACCGGGGCCCATGTCTCCACGGTCCGGCAGGACGGGGAGCGCGTGCGCGTCGAGGCCGGGCCGGACCACGCGCTGGTCGAGGCCGCCGCGGTGGTCGTCGCCACCAACTCGCCGATCAGCGACCGCTTCGCCATCCATTCGAAGCAGGCGCCCTACCGCACCTACGCCATCTCCGTGCGGGTGCCGAAGGGCAGCGTGCCCGACGCCCTCTATTGGGACACGCTCGACGCCTATCACTACGCACGGCTCCAGCCGGAGGCCGACCACGACCGGCTGATCGTCGGCGGCGAGGACCACAAGACCGGCGAGGCCCGCGACATGGCGGAGCGCTGGGCCGCGCTGGAAGCCTGGACGCGCGCGCATTTCCCCCAGGCCGGGGCGGTCGAGCACCGCTGGTCCGGGCAGGTGATGGAGCCCTTCGACGGGCTGGCCTTCATCGGCCCCGACCCGGCCTATGGCGGGCGGGTCTTCGTGGCGACCGGCGACAGCGGCATGGGCATGACCCACGGCACCATCGCCGGGCTGGTGCTGTGCGAGCTGATCCACGGCAGCGGCAGCCCCTGGGCCGCGCTGTACGATCCCGGCCGCAAGATGACCAGCACGCTCGGCACCTACCTGCGGGAGAATCTGGACGCGGCCCGCCACTTCCTGCCCTATGTCCAGGGCCCGGAGCTGGAGGGGGAGGACCGCATCGAACCCGGTCAGGGGGCGGTCCTGAAGTCGGGCGTCTGGCCCGTCGCCGTCTTCCGCGACGAGTCGGGGGCGCTGCACCGCCGCTCCGCCATCTGCCCCCATCTGAAATGCGTGGTGCGCTGGAATCCCGGCGAACGGAGCTGGGACTGCCCCTGCCACGGCTCCCGCTTCGCCGTGGATGGGACGGTTCTGAACGGCCCGGCCACCCAGCCCCTTGCGGCCATGGAGGACTCCGCAAGCAAAAACTGA